The region GATAACGACGCGTATTCCACGTCGAACAGTAAATCTTCGCACATGCTGATTCGCGAATCGAACCGAAGATTCTCCCGCTCAATCAACGCGCGTGAGAAGAACTTGTTCCACACATAGCCTTTCACTCCGGAATAGGCGAGGATGCAATCCAATGCGTCCTTGCGGGAAAGGACGCCGGAAGGAATCCGGTAATCAGGTTCCTGAGCGTGCACGGCGCTTGGGGTGGCGTCAGCCGGCACACTTCGGTAATTGAATATGGCCATCTGCGCATGCCTGTCATGGACCAGCTCAAGCAGTTCCTCGACGGTTTCCTCTTCAAGCCAATCATCGGCATCCACGAATTCCAGCCAATCGCCATCCGCCGCGTCAAGTCCGGCGTTTCTCGCCGCGGAAACGCCGCTGTTGGCACGGTGAATCACCATGACGCGAGCGTCCTTGTCGGCCCATGCATCGCATAAGTCGGCACTACCGTCCGTGGAGCCATCATCCACGAGAATCACCTGAATATCTGCATGTGTCTGATGCAACAGGCTGTCGACGCACGTGTCTAGATAGTCGCGCGCATTGTATACGGGAACGATAAGGCTGACCAGTTGGTTCTTCTCGTTCATGGGCGGCCTCCGGACACCCGTTGCAGCATACGGTACGTTCTGGGCGCGAAGGACAGGAACAGCAGTTTAGCCTTTCTTGAAACCGAAACTCTGTCATCATGGAGCACCGGACGAAGAAAATGTCTCATATCGCGCGCAATACGATGGTATATCACGGCCGGCGCGTCACTTTGGAAAATATTGAACAGCACATCGGCACGTCCCTGAAGACGGAAGTAGTCCATGGCTTTTTTGTCGGAGTAGCCATGCTGGGTAAGGTAATCGCAGCATAAGTCAGAAATCTGGATCTCGTCGCACGAATGGTCGTTGAACACGCTCATATGGACGATAGAACCTTGTCTGATGCTGTAATGGTACAGAGGTTCCATCCGTACGAAAATGCTGTTCATCCGCAGGAACACCTGTGTGAGCACGTAATAGTCCTCACTATTCAGTCCTTCATGGAAGCGAATGCCATGGTCACCTTTGAAAAGCCGAG is a window of Bifidobacterium catenulatum DSM 16992 = JCM 1194 = LMG 11043 DNA encoding:
- a CDS encoding glycosyltransferase; protein product: MNEKNQLVSLIVPVYNARDYLDTCVDSLLHQTHADIQVILVDDGSTDGSADLCDAWADKDARVMVIHRANSGVSAARNAGLDAADGDWLEFVDADDWLEEETVEELLELVHDRHAQMAIFNYRSVPADATPSAVHAQEPDYRIPSGVLSRKDALDCILAYSGVKGYVWNKFFSRALIERENLRFDSRISMCEDLLFDVEYASLSAVTVSTDRCLYNYRNNPNSTSHKVDLESVATCLEAHEHMMTIVPKESRSSVLASYAILAEELLLRTYAINDPSHRDEYRKILCKYWWHALKRLHSPRYWIRILGGTFCPSLFYPIWNRVKGKIS